The Inediibacterium massiliense genome includes the window TTGAAATTACATCTTTTAATGTTGCAATATTTTGCCTTACTAGATCTTGTGCATTGTTTACCCATACATCTGTTCCATGGGATAATCCACTGATGCGTACTAGCTCCGCAAAGGTTGTGGGCTTTGTATCCACAAGCATTTGTCTTACAAACTTTGTTCCAAACTCAGGAATTCCCAAGCTTCCTACCTCACATTTAAAAGTATCATCTATAATTTTTAAAGGCTCTGAACTTACAAATATTTTAACGGTCTCTGCATCACCTAGAGGAATATCTTGTGGGTCTACTCCTGTAATATCTTGAAGCATTCTAATGATCGTAGGTACATCATGACCTAATATATCTAGCTTTAATAATCTACCACTAATAGAATGATAATCAAAATGAGTGGTAATCACTCCTGACGACCCATCATTGGCAGGATATTGGATAGGTGTAAAATCGAAAATTTCCTTATAATTAGGAACTACCATAACTCCTCCTGGATGTTGTCCTGTAGTCCTTTTTACTCCTGTACAGCCACTAGACAGTCTTTCTATTTCTCTGTTATTGATAGAAATTTCTCTTTCTTCAAAATATTTTTTCACAAATCCATAAGCTGTTTTCTCTGCAATAGTTCCAATGGTTCCCGCACGAAATACATATCCTTTTCCAAATAACTCTTCTGTATACTTATGAGCATTAGGTTGATACTCCCCTGCAAAGTTTAAGTCTATATCCGGTTCTTTATCTCCTTCAAATCCTAAAAATACTTCAAAGGGGATATCATGTCCATCTTTTAAATAGTCTTCACCGCATACTGGACATTTTTTATCTGGTAAATCTGCTCCACTTCCAATTGACCCATCTGTAATAAATTCTGAATGCTTACATTTTTTACATATATAATGAGGGGGAAGGGGATTCACTTCTGTAATATCACTCATAGTAGCCACAAAAGAAGATCCTACAGAACCTCTAGATCCTACTAAATATCCATCACTTAAAGATTTGGTTACAAGCTTTTGAGCAATTATATACATCACAGCATATCCATTACTAATAATAGAATTTAATTCTCTATCTAGTCTCTTTTTTACAATTTCAGGAATTGGATCTCCATAAATACGAACGGCTTTTTCGTAACACATATTTCTTAAATCTTCTTCCGAACCTTCTATAATAGGTGGATACGTATCATCTGGAATAGGAATAATATTTTCTACTAAATCAGCAATATAATTTGGTCCATTGATTACTACTTCTTTAGCTACTTCCTCTCCTAAATATTTAAATTCTTCTAACATTTCATCAGTGGTTTTAAAATATAGAGGAGCTTGATTGTCTGCATCACTAAAGCCTTGCCCTCCCATTAAAATTCTTCTGTAAACTTCATCATGTGGATCTAGAAAATGAACATCTCCCGTTGCAACAACTGGTTTTTTATATTTCTTCCCTAAAGAAACAATCTTTTTATTCATTTCCTTTAACTCATCTGTATTTTTAACAAGTCCTTTTTCAATCAAAAAATGATTATTCTCTATAGGTTGAATTTCTAAATAATCATAGTATTTTGCAATATCATCTATTTCTTTTTGTGATTTATTTCCAACTAAGCTTTTGTATAACTCTCCTGCTTCACAAGCTGTTCCTATAATGAGTCCCTCTCTATATTTCGACAAAAGAGATTTTGGGATTCTCGGCCTTTTATAAAAATAATCAATATGAGATGAAGAAATAATCTTATATAGATTTTTCAGTCCTATATAATCTTTCACAAGTATAATAATGTGAAAAGTATCTAATTTTTTTACGTCTACTGATTTTTGATACAACTCATTTACTTCATTTAATTTTTCTATTCCTTTTTCTTTTAATAAATCTAAAAACTTTATAAAAATTTCTGCTGTAGCTTGTGCATCATCTACTGCTCTATGATGATTCTCTAAACTTACATTTAATTCTTTTGCAAGTATATTTAATTTATATCTTTTTAAATGAGGAAGTAAAATTTTAGAAAGTCTTAATGTATCAATAATAGGATTATAAAATTCTAAATTCATTCTTCTACAATTTTCTTTTATAAAACCCGTATCAAAACCTGCATTGTGAGCCACTACAGGGTCATCTTTTATAAAATCTAAAAATTTTGGTAAAATTCCCTCAATCGTAGGTTCATTTTTCACCATATTATCTGTAATTCCTGTTAGTTCTACTATTTTAGGGGGTATTGGAATTTGTGGATTGACAAGAGCATTAAACTTTTCAATAATCTCTCCATTTTTTATTCTTACAGCTCCTATTTCAGTAATTTTATCATTTTTGCTAGAAAGCCCTGTCGTTTCAATATCAAATACTACATAAGATTGGTCTAATGTTTTTTGATTTCCTCCAATCACTATAGGTTCTCCATCATTTACAAGATAGCCTTCTACTCCATAAATGACTTTTATATCATTCTTTTTTGCAGCTTCCATAGCTTCAGGAAAAGCTTGTACAACACCATGATCTGTAATGGCAATAGCTTTGTGTCCCCATTCTTTTGCTCTCTTTACAATGCTTGAAGTAGAAGATACTCCATCCATAGCACTCATTTGTGTATGAACATGAAGTTCTACTCTTTTTTGCTCTCCATAGTCTTTTCTTATCTTGGCTTGTGATTTTAAAATATCCTTTGCCATAATCACAATTTCTCTTGAAAAAGTGTCATATCTAGCTTCTCCTCTTACTTTTACATAGTTACCTTTTCCTAGTCCTGTTACAAGTCCTTCTAATGCTTCTTTTTTAACAAATAATTTTACTGCAATAGAACCTTTATAATCTGTAATACTAATTACACCTAAACTTTTTCCATTCTTTAATTCTCTCCACTCTACATCAAATATTTCTCCTTCTATAGAAACAACACCTGATTCTTCATTAACAGTAGGTATGTATACAATAGAATCATTAAATTTTTTACCTAAAATCACAGATTCATTAGATATAGATTTTTTTGTTTCTTTTGTAGGAGCTAATTCTACCTCATTCATAATATTTTCAATTAAAACTTTAGTTTCCTCTTCTTTTTCTTTTATATACTCATCTAAATTTTCATTTTGGCATTTATTATTTTGTTTAAAGATTACCTGAATTTTTTGGTGAAATTCTGATTCAATCAAATGCTCAATCAAATCATCTATCTTTTTTTCTTTTAAAGTCTCTATTCCCATCTCATCATATATATCTATAGACAATACTTCTTGATTCCAATGAAAGACTGCTTCTTTTAACCAACCTAGTGCACATGGATTGATTTTCTTAATATAATAAATAATATTTTTCCAATAAGTATTTATATTGCTTTCATCTATTTTCATATTTCTATAGGACATATTCAATTGAATATCTTTTACAAAAGGAATATTTTGCTTGATGTTTTTTATAACATTTTCTAATAAAGATTGATCCACTAAATGATCTGAATATAGTGAAAAACTAAGAATCTTCTCTTCTTTATGATAAAGTATTTTCTCTACATATGGATTCTCCTTTAATATAACATGAGAAGCAATATGACTAATTGCTTCACTTAAAAGCTTATTCACTTTCATCCCCCTTTCCTAAATCTATGTTTCATTTAACTAAAAGAGGAATTACATTTTCATAATTTCTTCCATAAGCACTTTTTCAATTTCACTTTCTTCAATTTTTTTGATGATTTGTCCTTTTTTAAATAAAAGAGCAGATGACTTTCCTCCTGCAATTCCTATATCTGCATCTTTTGCTTCTCCTGGTCCATTAACAGCACATCCCATAATAGCAACTGTTATATTTTTATTGATACCTTCTAATCTTTTTTCTATTTGATTAGCTAAAGAAATTAAATCAATTTGACATCTTCCACAAGTAGGACAAGATATGATTTTAACTCCGAAGTCTCTTAATCCTATTGTCTTTAGAATTTCTCTTCCTACCTTTATTTCTTCTGTAGGATCTCCTGTTAGCGAAATTCTTAATGTATCTCCAATTCCATCTAATAACAATGCCCCTACTCCAATAGATGATTTTATGGTTCCACTTTTTATTGTTCCTGATTCTGTTACTCCTATATGTAGAGGATAATCTATCTCTTGTGATATTAAACGATACGCCTCTAGTGTTAATTTTAAATCAGAAGCTTTTAAAGAAACTACCGTATCATAAAATTTCAATTTTTCCAATATCTGAATATGTTCTAGTGCACTTTCTACCATAGCCTTTGGTGTTATTTTCCCATATTTTTCAATAATCTTTTTATCAATAGATCCTGCATTGACTCCAATTCGAATAGGAATGTTCCTTTCTTTTGCAGCTTGTGTAACTTTTTTGACTCTTTCTATATCTCCAATATTCCCTGGATTAATTCTTAATTTGTCTACACCATTTTTTATACATTCAAGAGCTAATCGATAATCAAAGTGAATATCTGCAACAATAGGAATATGGATATTTTTTTTGATTTTCTCTACTGCATCCGCAGCTTCTAAATCGAGTATTGCAACCCTTATAATTTCACAGCCTGCTTCTTCTAATCTTTTGATTTGATCTATTGTCTTTTTAATATCTCTTGTATCTGTATTTGTCATAGATTGAATAGAAATAGGAGCCTCTCCTCCTATTTCTATATTCCCACAATTCACTTTTTTTGTTTTTTTTCTATTTATATTCATTTTTCCCACCAACCTAATAAAATCTCATAATATCTTTATAAATCATAAATACCATTAGTCCCATTAAAAGAACAAATGCTGTAAAATGAATAAAACCTTCTTTTTCAGGGTCTAAAGGCCTTCCCACAATTCCCTCTGCTAATAAAAATACGATTCTTCCTCCATCTAAAGCAGGAATTGGCAATAAGTTAACAATTCCTAAATTGACACTAATCAGGGCTGCTAGACGTAGAACATTATATATATTTGTTTTTGCTGCTTCTCCTACTAAATAAATGATTCCTACTGGTCCTACTACGTCTTGAGAAGAAACTTTTCCTTTAAACAAATTACCAAAGAATCCTATCATCTCATCAATCACTAAAAACATTGTATTCCATCCTGCTTTTATAGATAGTAAAAAAGACTTTTGAGCCTTTGGTGCAATCCCAATAGCTCCTTTTTTAGTTTTTTCATCTATTCTAGGAATAATAGAAATACTTTTTTCATTTCCTTGTCTTAGGATTTTCATATCTATAGAAGGATTTTTATTATTTTGAATGGTTTTTTGTATTTCTTGCCAATTATTCATTTCTTCTTCATTAATAGATAAAATCTTGTCTCCTGCTTGTATTCCTGACTTTTGTGCAGGAGAATTATTCATTACATTTTGTATGGTAGTCGTAGGAAAACCTATCATATAAAATATAGTTGTAAACAATAAAATTGCCAATACAAAATTCATAAACGGACCTGCTAAAATTACTGATATTCTTGCCCATAAAGGTTTATTATTAAAACTCCTTGCATCATTTGATTTTTCATCTTCCCCTTCCATTTTCACATATCCTCCTAGAGGAAGAATTCTTATAGAATATTCTGTTTCCTGTCCTTTCTTTTTAAATATTCTAGGTCCCATTCCAATAGAGAATTCATGTACCTTGATCCCTACAAGTTTTGCCACAGAAAAATGTCCAAACTCATGAAAAACTACAAGCACTCCAAATACAACAATGGCTACAAATCCTATAAATATTTTTTCTGTAATTAAACTGAGTATTGTTTCCATCATCTCACCACCTTACGAAATTTGAATCCTTACAAAAGATTTTTTACAAATTCTCTTGTAGCATGATCGATCTCTATAATTTTATGAACATCTAAATTATGTATTACATCATGCTTTTCCATGGCCTTTTGTATTCCTTTAGGAATATGATAAAATCCTATTTTTTCTTGTAAAAATAATTCTACCAATACCTCATTTGCTGCATTTAAAACTGTGGGAAGACTTCCCCCTATTTTCAAGGCTTCATAAGCAAGATTTAAACATGGAAATGTATCTAAATCTGGTTTTTCAAAAGTCAAGCTTCCAAGTTCAAAAAAATCAAGCTTTTTTTCATCTCGTTTTACTCGATCTGGATAGGTTAGTGCAAATTGAATAGGTACACGCATATCAGGATGCCCCATTTGAGCCAATATAGAGCTATCTTTATATTCTACCATAGAATGAATGATACTTTGTGGATGAACCACTACATCAATTTGTTCTAAATCCACATCAAATAACCATTTCGCTTCAATGACTTCTAAGCCTTTATTCATAAGTGTGGCCGAATCAATACTAATCTTTCTTCCCATATTCCATTTAGGATGTTTTAGTGCCTCTTTTACTGAAACATTTTCTAAATCACTTCTATGAAGTCCTCTAAAAGGCCCCCCTGATGCTGTGAGAATAATTCTCTTTATATCTTTTAAATTGTATCCTTTTAAACATTGAAAGATTGCACTATGTTCACTATCTACTGGAAGGATTGCTACATTATTTTTTTTCGCTTCTTCCATCACGATCTTTCCTGCTGTTACTAATGTTTCTTTATTAGCAAGTGCAATATCTTTTTTATTTTTTATGGCCTCTAGGGTAGGAATCAATCCTATCATTCCTACCACAGAAGTCACAACTAAATGAACCTGACTTAAGGTAGCTATGGAAATAAGTCCTTTTATACCATGTAAAACTTCAGTTTTTTTACCCCCAAGTCTTTTTTTTAATTCTATTGCTTTTTCTTCATTCATAACAGCTACGGCTATAGGATGAAATTCTTCGATCTGTTTTTCCAATAAATCAATGTTATTATTTGCACTTAATCCTAAAATATTAAACTTTTCTTTGTTATTTCTTACTACATCTAAGGTTTGTGTTCCTATTGAACCTGTAGATCCTAGTATACTAATATTTTTCATTGAATCATCCTTTCTTCGTCTATGACTGTATCCTAAACGATTATATTGATAAGTTAAGTATTCTTGAAATTTATTTTAGTAAACTTATATGTCAATCTCTTACACTTATAAAAGAAAAAACATCATATAATAATATACTACTGGAGCAGTAAAAAGTATGCTATCAAATCTATCTAACACTCCTCCATGTCCTGGCATGAGTTTTCCATAATCTTTGATCCCTGTATATCTTTTAAATATGGAAGCTGTTAAATCTCCAATTTGTCCTAAAACACTTCCTACAAACCCTATCATAATACAATGAATAAAAATTTGAGGAAGAACATAATAACCAAACAAAGCACTGATCATTACACTTCCTAGCACTCCTCCCACTGCCCCTTCTATTGTCTTTTTAGGACTTATAGTTGGACAAAGCTTTTTAGATCCAAGTAAATATCCGCTAAAATATGCAAAGGTATCCGTAGCAAATGCTACAATAAAAACTAGCCATATCAGATCATTATACTGAGATAAATGTGCTACAAATACAATATGATACATAAAAAAAACAATATAAAACATTCCAATAGCCGTAATAGAGGAAGCTGTTATGTCTATTGGTTTGCTAAATAATATTTTCATTAAAATCATTAAAGTACATATAAAAAACCACAACATAATCCATTTTAAACTCAATCCATAAAAAGTAATCATACTCATGAAAATAATACTGAAAAATCCAATTTTCTTATACGGGAAAATCTGAATTTTTTCAAAAGCATTAAAAAATTCATGAATTGCAATCAAACTTAATATGAGTACAGAAAAATCAAGAATCATTCCTTTGTTTATCACTATAAATAGGAATAAAGGGATTGCCACTAATGCAGATATAATTCTTATACCCATTTATCTCACCATCCTTATTAAATTCCTCCAAATCTTCTATCTCTTTTTTGATAATCTAAAATAGCCTTCATCAAAGCATCTTTGTTAAAATCAGGCCAAAAAATATTTGAAAACCAAAACTCACTATAAGCAATTTGCCATAATAAAAAATTACTTATTCTTAATTCTCCACTAGGACGAATTAAAAGATCTGGATCTGGTAAGCCTTTTGTATATAAGAATTCTTCTATCATATGTTCATCAATCTCTTCAATTTTAATCCTATTTTCTTTTACTTCTTTACAAATCTTTTTCACAGCATGAATAATTTCGTCCCTGCCTCCATAATTTAGAGCAATATTTACAACTAATCCTGTATTATTTTTCGTAAGCTCTACAGAAGCTTCTATTTCTTCTATAGCAGCTTTAGGAAGTTTTTGGATATCTCCTATGGTTCTAATTTTTACATTGTTTTTATGTAACTCACTTACTTCTTGCTTTAAATAATAAATTAATAATTGCATAAGGGCAGATACTTCTTCTTTAGGTCTTTTCCAATTTTCTGTGGAAAAGGCATATAAAGTAAGATGCTGAATGTGCAAATTAGAACAAGTTTTAATAATTTCTCTTAATGCTTCTACACCTGCTTTATGTCCAGCACTTCTTGGTAATCCTCTTTTTTTAGCCCATCTTCCATTCCCATCCATTATAATTGCAATATGCTTTGGCAAATGATCCATATCTACTTTTACTACTTCATTTTGTGGTTTATCCTTTAAAAAAACTTTTTTAATCCATTTCATCATGCAATTCCTCCAATTAAATTAAACCCAAGAAAATATTTTTAAACCCCCTAGTGACTGGGGGCTTAAAAATAACTCACGGTTAATTCTAAATA containing:
- the rseP gene encoding RIP metalloprotease RseP; translated protein: METILSLITEKIFIGFVAIVVFGVLVVFHEFGHFSVAKLVGIKVHEFSIGMGPRIFKKKGQETEYSIRILPLGGYVKMEGEDEKSNDARSFNNKPLWARISVILAGPFMNFVLAILLFTTIFYMIGFPTTTIQNVMNNSPAQKSGIQAGDKILSINEEEMNNWQEIQKTIQNNKNPSIDMKILRQGNEKSISIIPRIDEKTKKGAIGIAPKAQKSFLLSIKAGWNTMFLVIDEMIGFFGNLFKGKVSSQDVVGPVGIIYLVGEAAKTNIYNVLRLAALISVNLGIVNLLPIPALDGGRIVFLLAEGIVGRPLDPEKEGFIHFTAFVLLMGLMVFMIYKDIMRFY
- a CDS encoding phosphatidate cytidylyltransferase translates to MGIRIISALVAIPLFLFIVINKGMILDFSVLILSLIAIHEFFNAFEKIQIFPYKKIGFFSIIFMSMITFYGLSLKWIMLWFFICTLMILMKILFSKPIDITASSITAIGMFYIVFFMYHIVFVAHLSQYNDLIWLVFIVAFATDTFAYFSGYLLGSKKLCPTISPKKTIEGAVGGVLGSVMISALFGYYVLPQIFIHCIMIGFVGSVLGQIGDLTASIFKRYTGIKDYGKLMPGHGGVLDRFDSILFTAPVVYYYMMFFLL
- a CDS encoding isoprenyl transferase, whose product is MKWIKKVFLKDKPQNEVVKVDMDHLPKHIAIIMDGNGRWAKKRGLPRSAGHKAGVEALREIIKTCSNLHIQHLTLYAFSTENWKRPKEEVSALMQLLIYYLKQEVSELHKNNVKIRTIGDIQKLPKAAIEEIEASVELTKNNTGLVVNIALNYGGRDEIIHAVKKICKEVKENRIKIEEIDEHMIEEFLYTKGLPDPDLLIRPSGELRISNFLLWQIAYSEFWFSNIFWPDFNKDALMKAILDYQKRDRRFGGI
- a CDS encoding 1-deoxy-D-xylulose-5-phosphate reductoisomerase, with translation MKNISILGSTGSIGTQTLDVVRNNKEKFNILGLSANNNIDLLEKQIEEFHPIAVAVMNEEKAIELKKRLGGKKTEVLHGIKGLISIATLSQVHLVVTSVVGMIGLIPTLEAIKNKKDIALANKETLVTAGKIVMEEAKKNNVAILPVDSEHSAIFQCLKGYNLKDIKRIILTASGGPFRGLHRSDLENVSVKEALKHPKWNMGRKISIDSATLMNKGLEVIEAKWLFDVDLEQIDVVVHPQSIIHSMVEYKDSSILAQMGHPDMRVPIQFALTYPDRVKRDEKKLDFFELGSLTFEKPDLDTFPCLNLAYEALKIGGSLPTVLNAANEVLVELFLQEKIGFYHIPKGIQKAMEKHDVIHNLDVHKIIEIDHATREFVKNLL
- the ispG gene encoding flavodoxin-dependent (E)-4-hydroxy-3-methylbut-2-enyl-diphosphate synthase; this translates as MNINRKKTKKVNCGNIEIGGEAPISIQSMTNTDTRDIKKTIDQIKRLEEAGCEIIRVAILDLEAADAVEKIKKNIHIPIVADIHFDYRLALECIKNGVDKLRINPGNIGDIERVKKVTQAAKERNIPIRIGVNAGSIDKKIIEKYGKITPKAMVESALEHIQILEKLKFYDTVVSLKASDLKLTLEAYRLISQEIDYPLHIGVTESGTIKSGTIKSSIGVGALLLDGIGDTLRISLTGDPTEEIKVGREILKTIGLRDFGVKIISCPTCGRCQIDLISLANQIEKRLEGINKNITVAIMGCAVNGPGEAKDADIGIAGGKSSALLFKKGQIIKKIEESEIEKVLMEEIMKM
- a CDS encoding PolC-type DNA polymerase III, with the translated sequence MNKLLSEAISHIASHVILKENPYVEKILYHKEEKILSFSLYSDHLVDQSLLENVIKNIKQNIPFVKDIQLNMSYRNMKIDESNINTYWKNIIYYIKKINPCALGWLKEAVFHWNQEVLSIDIYDEMGIETLKEKKIDDLIEHLIESEFHQKIQVIFKQNNKCQNENLDEYIKEKEEETKVLIENIMNEVELAPTKETKKSISNESVILGKKFNDSIVYIPTVNEESGVVSIEGEIFDVEWRELKNGKSLGVISITDYKGSIAVKLFVKKEALEGLVTGLGKGNYVKVRGEARYDTFSREIVIMAKDILKSQAKIRKDYGEQKRVELHVHTQMSAMDGVSSTSSIVKRAKEWGHKAIAITDHGVVQAFPEAMEAAKKNDIKVIYGVEGYLVNDGEPIVIGGNQKTLDQSYVVFDIETTGLSSKNDKITEIGAVRIKNGEIIEKFNALVNPQIPIPPKIVELTGITDNMVKNEPTIEGILPKFLDFIKDDPVVAHNAGFDTGFIKENCRRMNLEFYNPIIDTLRLSKILLPHLKRYKLNILAKELNVSLENHHRAVDDAQATAEIFIKFLDLLKEKGIEKLNEVNELYQKSVDVKKLDTFHIIILVKDYIGLKNLYKIISSSHIDYFYKRPRIPKSLLSKYREGLIIGTACEAGELYKSLVGNKSQKEIDDIAKYYDYLEIQPIENNHFLIEKGLVKNTDELKEMNKKIVSLGKKYKKPVVATGDVHFLDPHDEVYRRILMGGQGFSDADNQAPLYFKTTDEMLEEFKYLGEEVAKEVVINGPNYIADLVENIIPIPDDTYPPIIEGSEEDLRNMCYEKAVRIYGDPIPEIVKKRLDRELNSIISNGYAVMYIIAQKLVTKSLSDGYLVGSRGSVGSSFVATMSDITEVNPLPPHYICKKCKHSEFITDGSIGSGADLPDKKCPVCGEDYLKDGHDIPFEVFLGFEGDKEPDIDLNFAGEYQPNAHKYTEELFGKGYVFRAGTIGTIAEKTAYGFVKKYFEEREISINNREIERLSSGCTGVKRTTGQHPGGVMVVPNYKEIFDFTPIQYPANDGSSGVITTHFDYHSISGRLLKLDILGHDVPTIIRMLQDITGVDPQDIPLGDAETVKIFVSSEPLKIIDDTFKCEVGSLGIPEFGTKFVRQMLVDTKPTTFAELVRISGLSHGTDVWVNNAQDLVRQNIATLKDVISTRDDIMNYLILKGLPPKASFKIMEKVRKGKGLTPEDEALMKENNVPKWYIDSCNKIKYMFPKAHAVAYVMMSFRIAYFKVHYPLAFYATYFTTKAADFDAELVIKGKEIVKDKIKELEDPNNQLTQKEKDLLTVLEVVYEMYCRGFEFLPVDLYKSDSDQFKIIDGKLLPPLRGLQGVGENAAKSICEARKNGEFISIEDIRERTKVTKTVIETLKNHGCLFNLPDTNQLSLF